The genomic stretch CCCTTATCAAATTCTTCTGACCACACTAGATTATACCCTTCGAGCTCGGTTGCCCTCGAACCGTTTTGTTTAATAGAGTTACAACTCCCCAATATTATTGAGAGAATAAGGAAGCAGAAAACAGTGTATTTCATATAATTATATTTTATTTTTTATAGGCCAGACCGAGCTAGGAAAGCACCTCGCATGAGTAAAACTCATCCGCTGTCGGGACGGCATCTTTCATGCAATTCTGTCTCGGCAGGCTAGATTTACTGAATAAAGTTGAAGGGTAAGGTCTATGAAAACCTTACCTAAATGATGTTTAATTATTGGATTTGTTACTTATCGAAATAGCTAAAATCCCATTTGTCCTGCCATTCTAAAACTGGCCGACCATCTTTCATTTGGATAGGAAGCCAGACATAGCGCCCGTCTATTGCATTCTCCGGTCGCCATCGGTCTGCCATAAATATGAAAGCATCTTTTTTACCCTGAACGGGAACAATAAAGGTACTCTGGGAATCAAATGTCAGATCTGCCCCTTCTCCCACAGCAGGATTACCCAGAGATGTCCAAGGCCCCATCAAATCATCTGCAACAAAAGAACGTGCAGCGTTAGGTTCCCAACCCGTACAACCCGATGTGATAAGGTAATATTTCCCATCCTTCTTAAAGACCGCAGGAGCTTCATTATGGCCTGCCGGCTCAATAACCGCCCATTTACCTGAAAAACCCAAGTAATCTTCAGTCAATTCCGCAATGTGTAAGGTAAGATTTTCCTCTGCTGAATAGATGTGATAGGCTTTCCCATCATCATCCACGTACAAAGTCATATCCCTAGCCATCTGCCCTGTCTGGAAATCACGCCTGATAAATAGACCTTCCGCAACCTCTTTTTTCCATTCGTCTGACCAGCCTTCCAATTCCTTTTCGGTAATGGTTTTCTTTTTCCAAGACTTCTTAAAATTAATAGGCCAGGTTTCCGGGTTTGGACGGAGGGATTTTTGAAATTCATAGGGACCGGTAGGATGGTCACTGGTAGCCAGAGCGGTTTTTGCGGCATTGTATCCTTGGTCTTTTAGTTCAAGGTGAAACCACATCACAAATTTCCCTGTCTTTTCATTGTAAATCACCTTAGGGCGCTCAATCACGCTTCCTTTCTCTATATCCGAGCCACTCCCCTCTTCATGTACTGCCAATGCTACCCCTTCTCTTTTCCAGTTCAACAAATCGTTGGAAGAATAACAACTCACGCCTACCATGGCACGGTTTCCCGTCCTGCCATCGGTCTTGTGCTCTCCAAACCAATAATATGTGCCCCCATGAAACAATATACCTCCGCCGTGGGCATTGATATGAACACCTTCGGTATCTGTCCAGATTTCTCCAGGCTGAAAGGCTCGGTGCTTGTCAGAAAGAGATTGTGCCTGTGCATTAGTATATGCACAGGCAAAGATTACTAGTAAACCAAATAAACTTTTCATTGAGATTTATCCCGGTTGATGATAAAATAATTTTACCAATTTGGAGTTTGCTGAAGTATGCCTCCTGATTTGTTTATTTCTTCAGCAGGAATTGGGTAGCGATACATTTTTTCCATAAACACCCTTTCTTCGGCATTTTGGTAGGAATAAGAGAAAGTCTCATCTGAATTTTTCTCGATCACCGCGATTCTGAGAGGCTGTGACAAAACTTCTTCAGCATCTCTCCAGCGCCTAAGATCCCAGAATCTATGTTCTTCAAAAGCAAGTTCTACTCTACGCTCCTTCTTAATTTGTTCCCGGAAGTCCTGAGCTGAAGTAGCTGTGATGACAGGCATATTGACGCCTGGTCGCTGGCGCACCTGGTTCACAGCCTCCCTTGCCGACAAAGGCAATCCTTCTGCGGTCACATCCGGCCCGAAAGCTTCATTCATAGCCTCGGCGTAGTTGAGGAGTATTTCAGCATAACGGAAGTAAATCCAGGTATGGACACTGGACCTATTTTGAAGCAGATCCAATCCTTCATCCGAAAATTTCTTCAAATAATATCCAGTCTTGGTTGCCCTTACTTTTCCATAACCATCAAGACCACCTCTAAAGCTTTCTACTTTTCTCCCTTTGTAATCAGAATCATTGACAATGATGCTCATCTGGAGTCTCGGGTCACGGTTGACGTAGGGATTCTGGGGATCATACTCCGGATCCTCTGCTATAGATAATCCATTGCTAGTCTCATAAGCATCTACCAGATTTTGACTTGGGTTAGTCCCTCCCACTGCACCTGTAAATCCAACCGGGAAGTTGTTTCTCTCCAGTCCGCTGGATGCTGCATAGCTTCTGCCAAAGATTATTTCACTGTTATTGATGGATCTAAAGAGGTTACGGTAATTGTCAACTAAATTATATTGGTTTATGACAATTGCTTCATAAGCAGCCTCTGCCGCTCTTATCCATTTGCCCACATCACCTGAGGGATTGTTTAAGGGGCTTGCAGCATAGAGCAGAACCCGTGATTTCAGGGACATGGCGGCACCTTTAGTCGCCCGCCCGATCAATCTGTCCTCGTCGAAACCTACCCATGATTCCCGAAGTTCTGGCATGGCAAGCTCAAGTTCAGCTTCAATATAGGACACCACTTCATCGAAGCTGTTGCGGCTATAATCGAAATTGTCCTCCGTGTCCAGCACCTCTGTAATAATCGGAACTCCCCCGTATCTTTTCAGCAATTCGAAATAGAAGAATGCCCGTAGGAAATGGCTCTCAGCTCTAAGCCACATCAGATCGTTACTTTGGGTTAGATAAGACTGTTTGCCCTGTTCGGTCACGGTATCCTGCACGATGATAGCACGATAATCCTCAGAATTTTCCAAAAACAGATTTGCTTTTCTGATTCCGGCATACAGTCTAGACCACTGATCATCCGGGTTTTCAAAAGGCCCCCAGTTGCCGTTTCCAAGTTTCTGAATAGTATTGTCAGGTCCTGCATGTGCTGCATCATCTGTAGCGGATGCCAGCATCCCACCACTAAACCGGTCAAAGCCAAGTGGAAGATTGTCATAAATCCCAATCCCAAAGTTCCTCATCGTCGTGTAAGAGGAAAACACCTGCTCTTCGGTATAATTGGTATCCATCCTTCTGTCCAGAAAGTCATCCACACAGGAGGAAAACAGGACTATCATACTGACAAACAATAAGCTATATCTTTTCATTTTGCTTTTCAATTAAAATTGTACACTTAGACCCATATTCACTGACTTCAACGGTGGATATCCTCCATACGCCTCCGCATCCACCATATCCATTTTGTCCCATGTGAACAGGTTGACGGCATTTACAAATACCCGCAGATTTTCTACTTTAATCTCCTGCGTCCAAGTGGACGGAATAGTATATCCCAGTTCTATATTCCTAAGGCGAAGCACATTACCTGATTTCATCCAGAAAGTGGATGGTCTGTAATTGTTTTCATTTGGTAAAGTGGTCAATCGGGGGAAGGAGGCATCTTCCTGGTTTTCAGGCGTCCATCTATTGAGTGTATTGACACTTAGATTCGCATCATTCTGCAAACCCCAGAAATAAGTCCCATTTAAGTTTACAGATCTATTGGTCAAGCCATAGAAGAAAAGCTCCAAATCAAATCCTTTGTACTGACCGCCAAGATTGAACGTATAGGTAAACTCAGGCTGCCATGTTTTCCCTATCGCGGTCTCATCATTCTGATCAATAATTCCGTCACCGTTTTGATCCACGTATTTGATATCCCCTGGTTTCACTGGGGCAAATGATGACACTGGGACTCCTTCCCTCAGTTGTCCATTTGCCTCGAAATCCCCCGGAGAATAAAACCCATCAGCTACCCATCCAAATGGCTGCCCTATGGAATGGCCAGTTCTATTCATATAAGATTCCGGGCGCATCATTTCTCCCATTTCTATAATCTTATTTTTGGCATAAAACCCGCTTGCCCCTACAAAATACTGGAATGAACCAATCTGATCCGTATAGCGTAGATCGAGTTCAAAGCCCCGACTGTTTACCCTTCCTATATTTTCAAATGGAGGAAGCACACCAATGTAGCTAGGTAAGACATTTGCCATATTCACCGGCACATCCGATCTTCTGTTGAAGAACAAATCCATTACCACATCGAGTTTATCATAGAGTTTGGCCTCCACACCTACATTAAACTTGAGGTCTTTTTCCCAGGTAATGTCCGGATTGCCGAGCTGACCGTAATTGATTATGCCATTGGAGATATTCTCCAACCCTAAGCGGTAATCCCCTGAGTAATAAAAATCCTGTGTATATGCGAATCTACTTCCACCAAACTTATCGTTGCCGGATAATCCTACTGATGTACGAGCTTTCAGAAAATTCACCGTGCTGCTGTTTAGCAAAAAATCTTCCTTGCTCAATACCCATGCTCCTGATATGGTGGGAAAGAATCCAAATCTATTCCCTTCAGGGAATCGCTCAGAACCACTATAAGCCATACCCAATTCTGCATAAAAGCGCGACTGGTAGTTATAGGTAAATCTGCCCATCAAACTTTGGTTGGCGTAGGGCACGTTGTTACCGGAGACATTCAACACATCCTGATGATACATGAGTGTACCTGTGAACCCATGGCCCCCGATCTGTTTTTCATAATCAAAAGCCGCTTGGATATTTACCCTGTTCCATTGGTCATTTCCCCCCTCATCTACACTGAATCCTGTATCCAGGCCTCGCTGATAATAGATATAAGGTTGCTCACTATCAGGGTCCCCGGCTCCAAGCTGATAGTATGCCAGGGATCTTGTTCTATTATAGTTACCACGGTGCCAGTTGTTGATTCCTATGGCTTGGGAGAAACGCAATCCTGGCACCAGATCACTTAAGTCTTCCGAAAGTCTCAAATTGGTCATAATGTTCCGATCATGGGAAGAAGTATATCCCCGGCCAAGCACGGAGGCAACAGGATTATTGGGATAGCTGGAATTTCCTCCCCAAGAACCGTCAGGATTGGTCACAGGAAAAGCATTCGAAGGGTATCTGGCCATATTTTCCCAGAGCGCAGACCCGCTGATGTTTGGATACGATCTATTTTCTATCCTTCCACCAAAGTCCAGTGATGCGCTTACTTTTGGAGAAATAGCCACATCAATATTTGAGCGGAAATTTACCCTGCGAAAATCCGCATTGGAGCTTTCCTTTCTCTTGGAGTCTGTGTTGGCATATAAACCCTGATCCTGCAAATATCCCAGTAGAATAAAATACCGGGTATTCTCTCCACCACCCGAGAAAGTCAGGTTAAAATCGCTCATAGGCGCATTCTCACGGAGCACCTCATCGTACCAATTGACATCAGGATATAGAAAGGGATCACTGCCTGTACGGTAATTTTCCAGATCTGCCTGACTATAGCGGGTTGGAAGCCCGTCGTTTGTCAACGCTTCATTGTATAGCATTCCATAATCGTAGGCGTTCACAAACTCAGGTAATCGTGTAGGTTTCTGAAAGCCTGTCCTTGCGGTAAACCTGATCTTAGTATCTCCTTCATGGCCGCGTTTGGTAGTAACCAAAATCACCCCATTCGCACCCCGTATTCCATAAAGTGCGACTGCTGCTGCATCCTTAAGAACCGACACACTTTCAATTTCCTCCACAGAGAGATTGTCAAAAGAAGCTTCGAATCCATCTACCATTACCAGGTAGTCGGCACCATTGAAAGTACCCATACCCCGGATCAGCATACTTGGCTCATCAAAGCCTGGTTCGCCTGATCCACTCATCACTGTCAACCCAGGCAGCCTGCCAAATAGCGTATTGCTAAGAGATGGAGTAAATGTTTTTCTCATTTCATTTCCGCCCACCGTGGAGATAGCGCCTGTAACAGATTCTCCACTCTGTCTTCCATAGGCTACATTTACCATGTCACCATTAGGATTAAATACTGACGTTACGCTGTCCTCAACCAGAACATTACGCTCGGCTATTCTGGGAATCAGAGACTGGGCCTGCACTACCTGTACAGAAAAGAAAATCCCGATGGCGCCGAATTGCAGCCGCCGTACCAACCTGGATTTCTTGTTAATATATTTTATAGATATAATCATTTGTAGCAATTTTAAATACAGCAATTTTGCATTGTTAATCGTCTTCTTAGTCAGAAGCATTTACCAACCTGGGTTTTGTACCAGATACCCTTTATCTATCTCTGATTGGGGAAGTGGATACAGATACATCCTATCATCCCACACTCGGGACTCAAAAGGCTCCTTTCTGTACACATACTCATTATCTGTGAGCTGATAGATATTCAAACCCCACATTTGCCCTTTCATGACACCTTCTTCTCCGGCGATCCTCCATCTCCTGACATCGAAAAACCGGTGTTCTTCAAAAGCCAGCTCCACTGCCCTTTCTCTTCGTATTGCTTCACGCAGTTTTTCCTGTGTATCATAACGTGGATCATTGACTGATATCGGATCCAGTCCTCCTCTTTGCCGGATGGCATTTAGCGCATCGAAAGCAGCCGGGTCTAAAGGAGAAGTCTCATTTAGTGCTTCGGCATAGTTGAGGTAAAACTCCGCAAGCCGGAATACAATCCAGTTAAACTGGCCGCCATTCCAGTTGGCTCTGCCCAGAAACTTCCTCATGTATCCCACTCCGTTTACAGGAGCTCCATCAGACCATGACCCATTGCTGTTTTTATAGAAATTACGTACCCCGATTTCATCATTCCACTTGGAACCGGAATAGAAAACAGAATACTGGAACCTAGGCTCCATGGCCTGCATTTTCTCGAGGAACTCACTTCTTGGCCCCTCTTCTGCCCATTCCTGATCCGTCCCATCCACAGTATGGTACTTCTGAGCGTGCTGGAGTGTGACTCCGTGACCATACCAGCCCCCGTATATTCCCCGTGGCATCACGAATTGCTGAAACATGGGATCCCATGCTCCCCACCAGCCATTTGACTGGTTATAAAGCAGCATCTCAGAATTCCCTTGGGCTTCTACTGCTATTTGGTAATTGACTGCAGGATCGTCAGAAGAATTTACCAGACTGACACCAGCCGATGCCGCCCAGTCAAGCACTGCTTTGTTGGCATTGGCAGCGCTCATCCATCTGCCTTCGTCATAATTCCCATATCCGGTCAACTCTGGGCTTTCAGGAAGATATGGGGTAGTGGTATTATGAAGTGGACTGGCCGCATAGAGCAATACCCGACCTTTCAATGCCAAGGCAACTCCTTTGGTTATGCGTCCATTGAAACTGGAAGGATAAGAATCCGGTAGAAGGGCAGCTGCCTCATCGCAAGACCACACAATAAAATCAACGACTTCCTGATAGGTATTGCGGGGCAGCATGATCTCTCCTGAGGATGTCAATACATGATCCACAATAGGAATCGCCCCATACCGCTTCATCAGTTCGTGGTGTTGTAGTGCGCGCAACACTTTGGCTTCCGCCTTCATTTGGTCTTTTTCCGCTTGGGGAATATTCTCGAC from Algoriphagus sp. NG3 encodes the following:
- a CDS encoding glycoside hydrolase family 43 protein; the protein is MKSLFGLLVIFACAYTNAQAQSLSDKHRAFQPGEIWTDTEGVHINAHGGGILFHGGTYYWFGEHKTDGRTGNRAMVGVSCYSSNDLLNWKREGVALAVHEEGSGSDIEKGSVIERPKVIYNEKTGKFVMWFHLELKDQGYNAAKTALATSDHPTGPYEFQKSLRPNPETWPINFKKSWKKKTITEKELEGWSDEWKKEVAEGLFIRRDFQTGQMARDMTLYVDDDGKAYHIYSAEENLTLHIAELTEDYLGFSGKWAVIEPAGHNEAPAVFKKDGKYYLITSGCTGWEPNAARSFVADDLMGPWTSLGNPAVGEGADLTFDSQSTFIVPVQGKKDAFIFMADRWRPENAIDGRYVWLPIQMKDGRPVLEWQDKWDFSYFDK
- a CDS encoding RagB/SusD family nutrient uptake outer membrane protein, giving the protein MKRYSLLFVSMIVLFSSCVDDFLDRRMDTNYTEEQVFSSYTTMRNFGIGIYDNLPLGFDRFSGGMLASATDDAAHAGPDNTIQKLGNGNWGPFENPDDQWSRLYAGIRKANLFLENSEDYRAIIVQDTVTEQGKQSYLTQSNDLMWLRAESHFLRAFFYFELLKRYGGVPIITEVLDTEDNFDYSRNSFDEVVSYIEAELELAMPELRESWVGFDEDRLIGRATKGAAMSLKSRVLLYAASPLNNPSGDVGKWIRAAEAAYEAIVINQYNLVDNYRNLFRSINNSEIIFGRSYAASSGLERNNFPVGFTGAVGGTNPSQNLVDAYETSNGLSIAEDPEYDPQNPYVNRDPRLQMSIIVNDSDYKGRKVESFRGGLDGYGKVRATKTGYYLKKFSDEGLDLLQNRSSVHTWIYFRYAEILLNYAEAMNEAFGPDVTAEGLPLSAREAVNQVRQRPGVNMPVITATSAQDFREQIKKERRVELAFEEHRFWDLRRWRDAEEVLSQPLRIAVIEKNSDETFSYSYQNAEERVFMEKMYRYPIPAEEINKSGGILQQTPNW
- a CDS encoding TonB-dependent receptor — encoded protein: MIISIKYINKKSRLVRRLQFGAIGIFFSVQVVQAQSLIPRIAERNVLVEDSVTSVFNPNGDMVNVAYGRQSGESVTGAISTVGGNEMRKTFTPSLSNTLFGRLPGLTVMSGSGEPGFDEPSMLIRGMGTFNGADYLVMVDGFEASFDNLSVEEIESVSVLKDAAAVALYGIRGANGVILVTTKRGHEGDTKIRFTARTGFQKPTRLPEFVNAYDYGMLYNEALTNDGLPTRYSQADLENYRTGSDPFLYPDVNWYDEVLRENAPMSDFNLTFSGGGENTRYFILLGYLQDQGLYANTDSKRKESSNADFRRVNFRSNIDVAISPKVSASLDFGGRIENRSYPNISGSALWENMARYPSNAFPVTNPDGSWGGNSSYPNNPVASVLGRGYTSSHDRNIMTNLRLSEDLSDLVPGLRFSQAIGINNWHRGNYNRTRSLAYYQLGAGDPDSEQPYIYYQRGLDTGFSVDEGGNDQWNRVNIQAAFDYEKQIGGHGFTGTLMYHQDVLNVSGNNVPYANQSLMGRFTYNYQSRFYAELGMAYSGSERFPEGNRFGFFPTISGAWVLSKEDFLLNSSTVNFLKARTSVGLSGNDKFGGSRFAYTQDFYYSGDYRLGLENISNGIINYGQLGNPDITWEKDLKFNVGVEAKLYDKLDVVMDLFFNRRSDVPVNMANVLPSYIGVLPPFENIGRVNSRGFELDLRYTDQIGSFQYFVGASGFYAKNKIIEMGEMMRPESYMNRTGHSIGQPFGWVADGFYSPGDFEANGQLREGVPVSSFAPVKPGDIKYVDQNGDGIIDQNDETAIGKTWQPEFTYTFNLGGQYKGFDLELFFYGLTNRSVNLNGTYFWGLQNDANLSVNTLNRWTPENQEDASFPRLTTLPNENNYRPSTFWMKSGNVLRLRNIELGYTIPSTWTQEIKVENLRVFVNAVNLFTWDKMDMVDAEAYGGYPPLKSVNMGLSVQF
- a CDS encoding RagB/SusD family nutrient uptake outer membrane protein is translated as MKLSYKYLTRPILGLSILLMSCDNEFLGKPESNDVTVEDIFSERATAESFLWESYRTNMPLGFPIDWGLHNGMYASMVMAASDEGDVYDTWPSSNDHNTGVWGPTGNREDDFGTHYKGIRNANIFLENIDMVENIPQAEKDQMKAEAKVLRALQHHELMKRYGAIPIVDHVLTSSGEIMLPRNTYQEVVDFIVWSCDEAAALLPDSYPSSFNGRITKGVALALKGRVLLYAASPLHNTTTPYLPESPELTGYGNYDEGRWMSAANANKAVLDWAASAGVSLVNSSDDPAVNYQIAVEAQGNSEMLLYNQSNGWWGAWDPMFQQFVMPRGIYGGWYGHGVTLQHAQKYHTVDGTDQEWAEEGPRSEFLEKMQAMEPRFQYSVFYSGSKWNDEIGVRNFYKNSNGSWSDGAPVNGVGYMRKFLGRANWNGGQFNWIVFRLAEFYLNYAEALNETSPLDPAAFDALNAIRQRGGLDPISVNDPRYDTQEKLREAIRRERAVELAFEEHRFFDVRRWRIAGEEGVMKGQMWGLNIYQLTDNEYVYRKEPFESRVWDDRMYLYPLPQSEIDKGYLVQNPGW